The region GCACATGGTTCTACGGCCTCCACATCCTGAGTGGTCGCATCAAGGACACCCAGGGTTGGCCGATGAAGACAGCCCTGCGCGAGATCGCAGAGATCCACGAGGGAGACTTCCGCCTCACCCCGTCGCAGAACGTCACCATCTCCGGCGTCAGCACAGCCAAGAAGGCCGAGATCAGCGCCATCCTCGAAAAGCATGGACTCTCCCATGAGAACGATCGCTCCGGCCTCCGCCTGAACGCCCTCTCCTGCGTCGCTCTTCCGACATGCGGACTCGCCCTCGCGGAGAGCGAGCGTGATCTCCCTTCGATCCTGGGAAAATTCGAGAATGTCCTCGACGAAGCAGGACTGCGCGACGACGCCATCAGCCTCCGTATCACCGGATGCCCCAATGGCTGCTGCCGTCCCTACCTGGCGGAGATCGGATTCGTAGGCAAGGCCCCCGGAAAATATGCCCTCTACTTAGGAGCGAAGTACAACGGCACGAGGCTTAACCGCCTTTTCTCGCCGAGCATCACGATCGATGACGCCGTAACCCGGCTCACCCCGATCATCAAGCGCTTTGCCACGGAGCGCACTGAAGGTGAGGGCTTCGGCGACTTCTGCGACCGGGAGATCCTTCCTTCAGACGCCACCTTCCATAGCGTCGGAACCCAGGCAGCCTGATTGCCAAGTGTCGACGCAAGCCACGCCAGCACAGATCGCTTCCTGGAATGAGGAACTCAGGAGCAAGAGTCCCTTGGAGATCACCCATTGGGCGATCGCCCAAGCCAAGGAATCGGGAGGCAAAGCCATTGTCTCCACAAACTTCCGTCCGTTCGAGGCAGTAGTCCTTCATCTGGCCACACAGGCTCAGACCGATATTCCGGTTCTGTGGGTTGATCACGGATACAACCGTCCGGCCACCTACAAGCATGCGGAAGAGTTGAAAAACCTTCTCGCCCTCAATCTTAAGGCCTATCTCCCGAAGATCACGACCGCGCATCGCGATGCTCTGGATGGTCCCATCCCGACGCCGGAAGAGGAGGAGAAACTCAAAAGATTCAGCACCCTGATGAAGCTCGAACCCTTCCAGCGGGGCATGAAAGAACTGGCTCCGACCATCTGGATCACGGCACTCCGCAAAGTCCAGAACCCGAACCGCGCTGAGCTCGACATTGTCTCGGCCGACGGCAACTTCGGCTCCCTCAAGATCAGCCCCGTCT is a window of Verrucomicrobiota bacterium DNA encoding:
- a CDS encoding phosphoadenosine phosphosulfate reductase family protein, which translates into the protein MSTQATPAQIASWNEELRSKSPLEITHWAIAQAKESGGKAIVSTNFRPFEAVVLHLATQAQTDIPVLWVDHGYNRPATYKHAEELKNLLALNLKAYLPKITTAHRDALDGPIPTPEEEEKLKRFSTLMKLEPFQRGMKELAPTIWITALRKVQNPNRAELDIVSADGNFGSLKISPVFYFSDEQMESYLTEHKLPNEWDYFDPAKADEKRECGLHAGWGKSAIGNG